In one window of Aliidiomarina minuta DNA:
- a CDS encoding SAM-dependent methyltransferase gives MNQWDERYNKNEYHYGTEPNEFLREQVAPLLARWSAKQPARILCLADGEGRNSVYLAELGAEVTSLDISQVGLDKALRLAESRGVTIQTQLADLTESELPVNHYDGVVMIFCHLPSAARPRLYQQIEKALKPGGWLLAECYTEAQLGRGTGGPPSADLMLSLNELKNAFSHFAVEHGAELVRSVTEGEGHSGEGAVCQYLGYKRPLMESV, from the coding sequence ATGAATCAGTGGGATGAACGCTACAATAAGAATGAATACCACTATGGAACTGAGCCCAATGAGTTTTTACGAGAGCAGGTCGCGCCTTTGCTGGCCAGGTGGAGCGCAAAACAGCCCGCGCGTATTTTATGCCTGGCCGATGGAGAGGGTCGTAACAGTGTTTACCTAGCAGAGCTTGGTGCAGAGGTAACCTCGCTGGATATTTCCCAGGTAGGACTGGATAAAGCCCTGCGTTTAGCCGAATCACGCGGTGTGACCATTCAGACTCAACTGGCTGACCTGACCGAAAGCGAGCTTCCGGTGAACCATTATGATGGAGTCGTAATGATTTTCTGCCATCTACCCAGTGCTGCGCGACCTCGTTTGTATCAGCAGATTGAAAAAGCACTCAAACCCGGTGGCTGGTTATTGGCGGAGTGTTATACCGAAGCTCAGTTAGGTCGTGGTACAGGGGGCCCTCCCTCCGCAGATTTAATGCTTAGCCTGAATGAGTTGAAAAACGCATTCAGCCACTTTGCGGTCGAGCACGGCGCTGAGCTGGTGCGTTCGGTGACCGAAGGTGAAGGCCATAGTGGAGAGGGTGCTGTTTGCCAGTACCTTGGCTACAAAAGGCCGTTAATGGAAAGTGTTTAG